A region of Rhizorhabdus wittichii RW1 DNA encodes the following proteins:
- a CDS encoding major facilitator superfamily MFS_1 (PFAM: General substrate transporter; major facilitator superfamily MFS_1) — protein sequence MAADGGIDVRRDRLVIFASTLGTAFEWYDFFVYGTLATIVAGHFFPSDNPAVSFLIFLGSFGVGFGMRPLGAILFGVLGDRLGRKYTFLVTITLMGVATAAVGLLPTYATIGVAAPILLVFCRILQGLALGGEYGGAAVYVAEHAPRNRRGFYTSFIQSGVSAGFMLSLSVVLLSNQFVDKEAFAAWGWRIPFLFSLVLLGISLWVRLKLSESPVFTAMKEKGEVARNPLRESFDSWAKVRRILLALFGLSAGLTVIWYVGQFQSLYFLQNSLRVDDMVARVLVGAAAFGAVFGFILFGWLSDRIGRRRLILTGYVLTLVFLFPLFHWIAAAANPGLAAAMERAPVVVTGSDCRYDPFASRQETACGKVLDALSKKGVAYTKVDGVPGTPPAVTIGGAPVDASDAESLEAGLAAAGYDLAKVTPSLGDSAKIFVYLLILGFFSGMTYGPSAAVMVELFPARVRYTSLSVPYHIGTGYFGGFLPFISQYIVARTGDPFAGFWYTFIVAGVAFLIALVWLPETAGKELE from the coding sequence ATGGCGGCGGACGGCGGGATCGATGTGCGGCGCGACCGGCTGGTCATCTTCGCGTCGACGCTGGGCACCGCGTTCGAATGGTATGACTTCTTCGTCTACGGAACGCTCGCCACGATCGTCGCCGGCCATTTCTTCCCGTCCGACAATCCGGCCGTCAGCTTCCTGATCTTCCTCGGCAGCTTCGGCGTCGGCTTCGGCATGCGGCCCCTCGGCGCGATCCTGTTCGGAGTGCTCGGCGACCGGCTGGGCCGCAAATACACCTTCCTCGTCACCATCACGCTGATGGGCGTGGCCACCGCCGCGGTCGGACTGCTGCCGACCTATGCGACGATCGGCGTCGCGGCGCCGATCCTGCTCGTCTTCTGCCGCATCCTCCAGGGGCTGGCGCTCGGCGGCGAATATGGCGGGGCGGCGGTCTATGTCGCCGAACATGCGCCGCGCAACCGGCGCGGCTTCTATACCAGCTTCATCCAGTCGGGGGTCAGCGCCGGCTTCATGCTCAGCCTGTCGGTGGTGCTGCTGTCGAACCAGTTCGTCGACAAGGAGGCGTTCGCCGCCTGGGGCTGGCGCATTCCCTTCCTCTTCTCGCTGGTGCTGCTCGGCATCTCGCTCTGGGTGCGGCTCAAGCTCAGCGAAAGCCCGGTCTTCACGGCGATGAAGGAGAAGGGCGAGGTCGCCCGCAACCCGTTGCGCGAAAGCTTCGACAGCTGGGCCAAGGTCCGCCGCATCCTGCTCGCGCTGTTCGGCCTGTCGGCGGGGCTGACGGTGATCTGGTATGTCGGCCAGTTCCAGTCGCTCTATTTCCTCCAGAACAGTCTGCGGGTCGACGACATGGTCGCGCGCGTGCTGGTCGGCGCGGCGGCGTTCGGGGCGGTGTTCGGCTTCATCCTGTTCGGCTGGCTGTCGGACCGGATCGGCCGCCGCCGGCTGATCCTGACCGGCTATGTGCTGACGCTGGTCTTCCTCTTCCCGCTGTTCCACTGGATCGCGGCCGCCGCCAATCCCGGCCTCGCCGCCGCGATGGAGCGCGCGCCGGTGGTCGTGACGGGCAGCGACTGCCGCTACGATCCCTTCGCCTCGCGGCAGGAGACCGCCTGCGGCAAGGTCCTCGACGCGCTGTCGAAGAAGGGCGTCGCCTACACCAAGGTCGACGGCGTCCCCGGCACGCCGCCCGCCGTCACGATCGGCGGCGCGCCGGTCGATGCGAGCGACGCCGAGAGCCTCGAGGCCGGGCTCGCCGCCGCCGGCTACGACCTCGCCAAGGTCACCCCCTCGCTCGGCGATTCGGCGAAGATCTTCGTCTATCTGCTGATCCTCGGCTTCTTCTCGGGGATGACCTACGGGCCGTCGGCGGCGGTGATGGTGGAGCTGTTCCCGGCGCGGGTGCGCTACACCTCGCTGTCGGTGCCCTATCATATCGGCACCGGCTATTTCGGCGGCTTCCTGCCCTTCATCAGCCAATATATCGTCGCCCGCACCGGCGATCCCTTCGCCGGTTTCTGGTACACGTTCATCGTCGCGGGCGTAGCGTTCCTGATCGCGCTGGTCTGGTTGCCCGAGACGGCGGGAAAGGAACTGGAATAG
- a CDS encoding alanine racemase (TIGRFAM: alanine racemase~PFAM: alanine racemase domain protein): MTQEFLPLRLDLDPQALVANWRWLGERAAAPAGAAIKADAYGLGAVEVSRRLADAGCRDFFVATWAETEALGSLPFGAGLSVLHGLREEDLAAALASRARPVLNSPAMVARWKAAAPGRPCDVMIDTGMNRLGLTVEEACSGLLDGLEIDLLLSHLACADEPDSPMNERQRARFVDLRGRVAAKRHSLANSAGACLGPAYGFDLIRPGIALYGGIPRPEARGHIVRVVRIEAQVLQVRDVPAGDTIGYGATFTAERPMRVAILNLGYADGYLRAFAGNGAALVNGRRCPLAGRVSMDLIAVDLTGADAAEGDWLEIDYALESAADRTGLSQYELLTGLGSRYQRRWKE, translated from the coding sequence GTGACGCAAGAGTTCCTCCCCCTCCGCCTCGATCTCGATCCGCAGGCCCTCGTGGCCAACTGGCGCTGGCTCGGCGAGCGGGCGGCGGCGCCTGCCGGGGCGGCGATCAAGGCCGACGCCTATGGGCTCGGCGCGGTCGAGGTGTCGCGCCGGCTCGCCGACGCCGGGTGCCGCGACTTCTTCGTCGCGACCTGGGCGGAGACCGAGGCGCTCGGCTCGCTGCCGTTCGGCGCCGGCCTGTCGGTGCTCCACGGCCTGCGCGAGGAGGACCTCGCGGCGGCGCTCGCCTCGCGCGCCCGGCCGGTGCTCAACAGCCCGGCGATGGTCGCGCGCTGGAAAGCGGCGGCGCCGGGACGGCCGTGCGACGTGATGATCGACACCGGCATGAACCGGCTCGGCCTCACCGTCGAGGAAGCTTGTTCGGGCCTGCTCGACGGGCTGGAGATCGACCTGCTGCTCAGCCATCTCGCCTGCGCCGACGAGCCCGACAGCCCGATGAACGAGCGCCAGCGCGCGCGCTTCGTCGATCTGCGCGGGCGGGTGGCGGCGAAGCGCCATAGCCTCGCCAATTCGGCGGGCGCCTGCCTGGGCCCCGCTTACGGCTTCGACCTGATCCGCCCCGGCATCGCGCTCTATGGCGGCATCCCCCGGCCCGAGGCGCGGGGCCATATCGTCCGCGTCGTCCGGATCGAGGCGCAGGTGCTCCAGGTCCGCGACGTGCCGGCCGGCGACACGATCGGCTATGGCGCGACCTTCACGGCGGAGCGGCCGATGCGCGTCGCGATCCTCAACCTCGGCTATGCGGACGGCTATCTCCGCGCCTTCGCCGGGAATGGCGCGGCGCTGGTGAACGGGCGGCGCTGCCCGCTCGCCGGGCGCGTGTCGATGGACCTGATCGCGGTCGATCTCACCGGGGCCGATGCCGCCGAGGGCGACTGGCTGGAGATCGACTATGCGCTCGAAAGCGCCGCCGATCGGACCGGACTTTCGCAATATGAGTTGCTGACCGGGCTGGGCAGTCGCTATCAGCGGCGGTGGAAAGAGTAG
- a CDS encoding protein of unknown function DUF140 (PFAM: protein of unknown function DUF140) has protein sequence MSATLQPVIGFFGSIGRLFIAALAAIGRVTVFAATTISRAVRPPYYPSRLFEQLMQIGWFSLPVVGMTAIFSGAALAQQTFTAGSRFNATSTVPAIVVLGIVRELGPVLVGLMVAGRVSSAMAAELGTMRVTEQLDALTTLRTDPYRYLIAPRLFAALIAIPLMVLVANAIGIFGGYFVAVYKLGFNAVGYLDTTRQFLTATDLQMALVKSAFFGFFIALMGCYHGFRAQGGAAGVGRATTDAVVSAFILILLSNMIITLMAFG, from the coding sequence ATGTCCGCGACTTTGCAGCCTGTTATCGGATTTTTCGGCTCGATCGGCCGGCTTTTCATCGCGGCGCTCGCCGCCATCGGCAGGGTGACGGTGTTCGCCGCGACGACGATCTCGCGCGCGGTCCGCCCGCCTTATTATCCGTCGCGGCTGTTCGAGCAGCTGATGCAGATCGGCTGGTTCTCGCTGCCGGTCGTCGGCATGACCGCGATCTTCTCGGGCGCGGCGCTGGCGCAGCAGACCTTCACCGCCGGCTCGCGCTTCAACGCCACCTCGACCGTGCCGGCGATCGTCGTGCTCGGCATCGTCCGCGAGCTGGGGCCGGTGCTGGTCGGGCTGATGGTCGCGGGCCGCGTCTCCTCGGCGATGGCGGCCGAGCTCGGCACGATGCGCGTGACCGAGCAGCTCGACGCGCTGACCACGCTGCGCACCGATCCCTATCGCTACCTGATCGCGCCGCGCCTGTTCGCGGCGCTGATCGCGATCCCGCTGATGGTGCTCGTCGCCAATGCGATCGGCATCTTCGGCGGCTATTTCGTCGCGGTCTACAAGCTCGGCTTCAACGCGGTCGGCTATCTCGACACCACCCGCCAGTTCCTGACCGCGACCGACCTGCAGATGGCATTGGTCAAGTCGGCCTTCTTCGGCTTCTTCATCGCGCTGATGGGCTGCTATCACGGCTTCCGCGCGCAGGGCGGCGCCGCCGGCGTCGGCCGCGCCACCACCGACGCGGTCGTCTCCGCCTTCATCCTGATCCTGTTGTCGAACATGATCATCACCCTGATGGCGTTCGGCTGA
- a CDS encoding ABC transporter related (PFAM: ABC transporter related~SMART: AAA ATPase): protein MADNHKIVLEGVRKAFGGNAVLDGVDLAIERGESLVIIGQSGSGKSVMLKCILGLIRPDRGAIRVDGEDLMAMSARELETARAKFGMLFQGSALFDSLPIWRNVTFALTQGRMRDAAKMRKIAAENLERVGLGSQVLDLRPSELSGGMQKRVALARAIAPRPEIIFFDEPTTGLDPIRADVINDLIVELVEELGVTALTITHDMASARKIAHRVAMLYQGRIVWSGPRDRLYDSGNPYVDQFVQGRAEGPIQ, encoded by the coding sequence ATGGCGGACAACCACAAGATCGTGCTGGAGGGCGTCCGCAAGGCGTTCGGCGGCAACGCGGTCCTCGACGGCGTCGACCTCGCGATCGAGCGCGGCGAATCGCTGGTCATCATCGGCCAGTCGGGCAGCGGCAAGTCGGTCATGCTCAAATGCATCCTCGGCCTGATCCGGCCCGATCGCGGCGCGATCCGCGTCGACGGGGAGGACCTGATGGCGATGTCGGCGCGCGAGCTGGAAACCGCGCGCGCCAAGTTCGGCATGTTGTTCCAGGGCTCGGCGCTGTTCGATTCGCTGCCGATCTGGCGCAACGTCACCTTCGCGCTGACCCAGGGGCGGATGCGCGATGCCGCGAAGATGCGGAAGATCGCCGCCGAGAATCTCGAACGGGTCGGCCTCGGCTCCCAGGTGCTCGACCTGCGGCCGAGCGAGCTGTCGGGCGGCATGCAGAAGCGCGTCGCGCTCGCCCGCGCGATCGCGCCCCGGCCGGAGATCATCTTCTTCGACGAGCCGACCACCGGCCTCGACCCGATCCGCGCCGACGTGATCAACGACCTGATCGTCGAATTGGTCGAGGAACTGGGCGTCACCGCGCTGACCATCACCCACGACATGGCCTCGGCGCGCAAGATCGCCCACCGGGTCGCCATGCTCTACCAGGGGCGGATCGTCTGGAGCGGCCCGCGTGACCGGCTGTACGACAGCGGCAACCCTTATGTGGATCAGTTCGTTCAGGGACGTGCCGAAGGGCCGATCCAATAA
- a CDS encoding Redoxin domain protein (PFAM: alkyl hydroperoxide reductase/ Thiol specific antioxidant/ Mal allergen; Redoxin domain protein), with product MIGRTVPNVTLKTRVRDESVGGPNPFRWQDVHTGELFAGRRVVVFALPGAFTPTCSTEQCPAYERSYDELRARGADEVYCLSVNDAFVMYQWAKQLGVEKTRMLPDGSGDFTRRMGMLINKDHLGFGDRSWRYAMVVDDGRITGWFEEPGINDVGADDDPYGESAPDKVLAWLHENPVREPAEA from the coding sequence ATGATCGGACGTACGGTTCCCAACGTGACCCTGAAGACCCGCGTGCGCGACGAGAGCGTGGGCGGCCCCAATCCCTTCCGCTGGCAGGACGTCCACACCGGCGAGCTGTTCGCGGGCCGCCGCGTCGTCGTGTTCGCGCTGCCGGGCGCCTTCACCCCGACCTGTTCGACCGAGCAGTGCCCGGCCTATGAGCGCAGCTATGACGAGCTCCGCGCGCGGGGCGCCGACGAGGTCTATTGCCTGTCGGTCAACGACGCCTTCGTCATGTACCAGTGGGCGAAGCAGCTCGGCGTCGAGAAGACCAGGATGCTCCCCGACGGATCGGGCGACTTCACCCGCCGCATGGGCATGCTGATCAACAAGGACCATCTCGGCTTCGGCGACCGTTCGTGGCGCTATGCGATGGTGGTCGACGACGGCCGGATCACCGGCTGGTTCGAGGAGCCCGGCATCAACGATGTCGGCGCCGACGACGACCCCTATGGCGAAAGCGCCCCCGACAAGGTGCTGGCCTGGCTGCACGAAAACCCGGTGCGCGAGCCGGCCGAGGCTTGA
- a CDS encoding Glutathione S-transferase, C-terminal domain (PFAM: Glutathione S-transferase, N-terminal domain; Glutathione S-transferase, C-terminal domain), with protein sequence MRVYGDSISGNCLKVKWTADLLGIRHEWIETSVLDGATRTPDFLAMNPAGQVPLVRYDDGRTLAQSNAIILSLAEGSALIPADAHQRAKMLEWLFWEQYSHEPYVAVARFQVHYLGKAVADLEPRVVERGKGALKLLDEQLTGRTFLVGDALSLADIALVAYTRVADEGGFELGDYPAVRRWIGRVEEALGI encoded by the coding sequence ATGCGGGTCTATGGCGATTCGATTTCCGGCAACTGCCTGAAGGTCAAATGGACGGCCGACCTGCTGGGGATTCGCCATGAGTGGATCGAGACGAGCGTGCTCGACGGAGCGACGCGAACGCCCGATTTCCTGGCGATGAACCCGGCGGGACAGGTGCCGCTGGTCCGCTATGACGACGGCCGCACCCTCGCCCAGTCGAACGCGATCATCCTGAGCCTCGCCGAAGGATCGGCGCTGATCCCCGCCGACGCCCATCAGCGGGCGAAGATGCTCGAATGGCTGTTCTGGGAGCAATATAGCCACGAGCCCTATGTCGCGGTGGCGCGCTTCCAGGTCCATTATCTGGGCAAGGCGGTGGCCGATCTGGAGCCCCGCGTGGTCGAGCGCGGCAAGGGCGCGCTCAAGCTGCTCGACGAGCAACTGACCGGGCGGACCTTCCTGGTCGGCGACGCGCTCAGCCTCGCCGACATCGCGCTGGTCGCCTATACGCGGGTGGCGGACGAGGGCGGGTTCGAGCTGGGCGACTATCCGGCGGTGCGACGCTGGATCGGGCGGGTGGAAGAGGCGCTGGGGATCTAG
- a CDS encoding metallophosphoesterase (PFAM: metallophosphoesterase) — MNAITRIAAAQGSRPATPEARRQRRRYRTIWVSDIHLGTRGCNAQMLIDFLDSTDSETMYLVGDIIDGWRLKRSWYWPSAHNDIVWRVMKRAKRGTRVVFIPGNHDEMFRQYSGMTFGGIEIRRSAIHETADGRRLMVTHGDEFDTVVMCHRWLAFAGDFAYETLMRLNVVINTVRQWFDLPYWSLSKHAKHKVKNAVEFISRFEEAVAHEAGERGVDGVVCGHIHTAEIRRFGDIVYYNDGDWVEGCTALVEHFDGRMEVLHWADEIAARRQGATAAAAMAA, encoded by the coding sequence ATGAACGCCATCACCCGGATCGCCGCTGCCCAGGGCAGCCGTCCCGCCACGCCCGAGGCCCGCCGCCAGCGCCGCCGCTATCGCACCATCTGGGTGTCCGACATCCATCTCGGCACGCGCGGCTGCAACGCCCAGATGCTGATCGACTTCCTCGATTCGACCGACAGCGAGACGATGTACCTGGTCGGCGACATCATCGACGGCTGGCGGCTCAAGCGGAGCTGGTACTGGCCGTCTGCGCACAACGACATCGTCTGGCGGGTGATGAAGCGCGCCAAGCGCGGCACCCGCGTCGTCTTCATCCCCGGCAACCATGACGAGATGTTCCGCCAATATTCGGGCATGACCTTCGGCGGGATCGAGATCCGCCGCAGCGCGATCCACGAGACCGCCGACGGCCGCCGGCTGATGGTCACCCATGGCGACGAGTTCGACACGGTGGTGATGTGCCACCGCTGGCTCGCCTTCGCCGGGGACTTCGCCTATGAGACGCTGATGCGGCTGAACGTGGTGATCAACACGGTCCGCCAGTGGTTCGACCTGCCTTACTGGTCGCTTTCCAAGCACGCCAAGCACAAGGTCAAGAACGCGGTCGAGTTCATCTCGCGCTTCGAGGAGGCGGTCGCGCACGAGGCCGGCGAGCGCGGCGTCGACGGCGTCGTCTGCGGCCATATCCACACCGCCGAGATCCGCCGGTTCGGCGACATCGTCTACTATAATGACGGCGACTGGGTCGAAGGCTGCACCGCGCTGGTCGAGCATTTCGACGGCCGGATGGAGGTGCTCCACTGGGCCGACGAGATCGCCGCCCGCCGCCAGGGCGCCACCGCCGCCGCGGCGATGGCGGCTTGA
- a CDS encoding glycosyl transferase, group 1 (PFAM: glycosyl transferase, group 1), whose product MRIAIATDAWAPQVNGVVRTLQAVTAELGAMGHEVCVIAPDQFLTVPCPSYPEIRLALTTQAGVGRRIAEFGAEAIHIATEGPIGLAARRHCLGRRLAFTTAYHTQFPDYVAERTGMPADWFWHYIRWFHAPSAAVLASTPSVEAILDQRGVGPVQRWGRGVDLALFRPDRAPHPAFAALPRPIQLYVGRVAVEKNIEAFLACDTPGTKVVVGDGPARAALSRDYPEVRFLGALHGEELASAYAGADVFVFPSRTDTFGLVMIEALACGAPVAAYPVTGPIDILAPSSAAMDDDLATAIGRALRCDRGAAAAYGATFGWRRSAEQFLGALVPQGEGRRRLAA is encoded by the coding sequence ATGCGGATCGCGATCGCGACCGACGCCTGGGCGCCGCAGGTCAACGGCGTCGTCCGCACCCTCCAGGCGGTGACCGCCGAGCTCGGCGCGATGGGGCACGAGGTCTGCGTGATCGCACCCGACCAGTTCCTGACCGTCCCCTGTCCCAGCTATCCCGAGATACGGCTGGCGCTGACCACCCAGGCCGGGGTCGGCCGCCGCATCGCCGAGTTCGGCGCGGAGGCGATCCACATCGCCACCGAAGGGCCGATCGGCCTTGCCGCGCGGCGCCACTGCCTCGGCCGTCGGCTGGCCTTCACCACCGCCTATCACACCCAGTTCCCCGACTATGTCGCCGAGCGCACCGGCATGCCGGCCGACTGGTTCTGGCACTATATCCGCTGGTTCCACGCGCCGTCGGCGGCGGTGCTGGCCTCGACGCCGTCGGTCGAGGCGATCCTCGATCAGCGCGGCGTCGGCCCGGTGCAGCGCTGGGGCAGGGGAGTCGACCTGGCGCTGTTCCGCCCCGACCGCGCGCCGCATCCCGCCTTCGCGGCGCTGCCGCGCCCGATCCAGCTCTATGTCGGCCGGGTCGCGGTGGAGAAGAATATCGAGGCGTTCCTCGCCTGCGACACGCCGGGCACCAAGGTGGTCGTCGGCGACGGCCCGGCCCGCGCCGCCCTGTCGCGCGACTATCCGGAGGTCCGCTTCCTCGGCGCGCTGCACGGCGAGGAACTGGCCTCCGCCTATGCCGGGGCGGACGTCTTCGTCTTCCCGAGCCGCACCGACACCTTCGGGCTGGTGATGATCGAGGCGCTCGCCTGCGGCGCGCCGGTCGCCGCCTATCCGGTGACCGGGCCGATCGACATTCTCGCCCCGTCGAGCGCGGCGATGGACGACGACCTGGCGACGGCGATCGGCCGCGCGCTCCGATGCGATCGCGGCGCGGCGGCAGCCTATGGCGCCACCTTCGGCTGGCGTCGGAGCGCCGAGCAGTTCCTCGGCGCGCTCGTTCCCCAGGGCGAGGGCCGGCGGCGGCTGGCCGCCTGA